A stretch of Prunus dulcis chromosome 6, ALMONDv2, whole genome shotgun sequence DNA encodes these proteins:
- the LOC117629507 gene encoding uncharacterized protein LOC117629507 → MAEKVEQNPRTPRIKCKGQNLTIPEFSIEDFKKHSHMLASPTSQDASKSRWKNCLCSPTTHAGSFRCRHHRTSSFGSGLNRGASVGSNLSELGARKSSPLSDSVPAQ, encoded by the coding sequence ATGGCTGAAAAGGTAGAACAAAATCCCCGAACCCCAAGGATCAAGTGCAAGGGTCAAAACCTAACCATACCAGAATTTAGCATAGAGGATTTCAAGAAGCATTCTCATATGCTTGCTTCGCCAACATCACAAGATGCTTCAAAATCAAGGTGGAAGAATTGCCTCTGCTCCCCAACCACTCATGCTGGTTCCTTCCGCTGCAGGCACCACAGAACTTCGAGCTTCGGCTCCGGTCTCAATCGGGGAGCCTCCGTCGGCTCGAACCTCTCGGAGCTGGGGGCTCGCAAGTCTAGCCCCCTTAGTGATTCAGTCCCTGCCCAATAA